From a region of the Hymenobacter jejuensis genome:
- a CDS encoding sugar O-acetyltransferase: MEPQPRTIFERELAGEVISLDDPDYPQIYAIIRKAIRITSELNAMRVDDNEQVNRVFSELINKPVDDTFFMIPPFYTDFGHNIHIGKNVFVNHACTFMDRGGIVLEDNVLVGPKVNLITSNHPTEPGQRRSTISKPIIVKRGAWLGANATVMPGVTIGENAIVGAGAVVTKDVPANSIVAGVPARVVKHL; this comes from the coding sequence ATGGAGCCTCAACCCAGAACCATATTTGAGCGGGAATTGGCCGGCGAAGTCATTTCACTCGACGACCCGGACTACCCGCAGATTTACGCCATCATCCGCAAGGCTATTCGCATCACTTCGGAGCTGAACGCCATGCGGGTGGACGACAACGAGCAGGTGAACCGCGTGTTCAGCGAGCTGATCAACAAGCCCGTCGACGACACGTTTTTCATGATTCCGCCCTTTTACACCGACTTCGGCCACAACATCCACATCGGCAAGAACGTGTTCGTGAACCACGCTTGCACCTTTATGGATCGGGGTGGTATCGTATTGGAAGACAATGTGTTAGTGGGGCCAAAGGTGAATCTCATCACGTCCAATCACCCTACTGAGCCCGGGCAGCGCCGCAGCACCATCTCTAAGCCCATCATCGTGAAGCGGGGCGCGTGGCTGGGGGCCAACGCAACGGTGATGCCCGGGGTCACCATTGGGGAAAATGCCATCGTGGGAGCTGGCGCGGTCGTGACCAAAGACGTACCCGCCAACAGCATTGTGGCGGGCGTACCGGCGCGGGTAGTGAAACACCTATAG
- a CDS encoding (R)-mandelonitrile lyase: MTRFALLTATLAVGVGLPSFAQTIPTASPVAKTTPAPGVVFPKGDRAPAQNFTGEVYVYLLVKDDPAFNCVSGNVTFAPGARSNWHTHAAGQILMVTEGLGYYQEKGQPIRLLRKGDVVKALPGVEHWHGASPKQGMTHISLNVNTEKGIVTWGRPVTDQEYNSYK, encoded by the coding sequence ATGACGCGCTTCGCTCTGCTTACCGCTACGCTAGCCGTTGGAGTTGGCTTGCCCAGCTTTGCCCAAACTATTCCGACAGCATCGCCTGTTGCTAAAACAACTCCGGCGCCAGGCGTCGTCTTTCCGAAGGGTGACCGGGCCCCGGCCCAGAATTTTACCGGCGAGGTGTACGTCTACTTGTTGGTGAAGGACGATCCGGCCTTCAACTGCGTGAGTGGCAACGTGACGTTTGCACCGGGGGCGCGCTCAAACTGGCATACCCACGCAGCCGGCCAGATCCTGATGGTGACGGAGGGCCTGGGCTATTACCAAGAAAAAGGCCAACCCATCCGGCTGCTGCGCAAGGGCGATGTGGTGAAAGCGTTGCCCGGCGTGGAGCATTGGCACGGTGCCTCGCCCAAGCAAGGCATGACGCACATCTCGCTCAACGTCAACACTGAGAAGGGCATTGTGACCTGGGGCCGGCCCGTGACCGACCAAGAATACAACAGTTATAAGTGA
- a CDS encoding putative quinol monooxygenase produces MLTLLAPAPAAAQTNGQVVRLAKLDIYPAQLERYKAALREGITTALRVEPGVLTLYAVVEKDHPTRITILEIYASEEAYRAHVQTPHFLKYKTSTQSMIKSLELIDTVPLMPGVKVK; encoded by the coding sequence GTGTTAACCCTTTTAGCGCCCGCACCCGCGGCGGCCCAGACCAATGGCCAAGTTGTGCGGCTGGCAAAACTCGACATCTATCCGGCGCAGCTCGAACGCTACAAAGCCGCTTTGCGGGAAGGCATCACCACGGCGTTGCGCGTCGAGCCGGGCGTATTGACACTGTATGCGGTGGTTGAGAAAGACCATCCTACCCGCATCACAATTCTGGAAATATACGCGAGCGAAGAGGCGTACCGAGCGCATGTGCAAACGCCCCACTTTCTCAAGTATAAAACCAGCACCCAGAGCATGATCAAATCCCTGGAGCTCATCGATACCGTTCCCTTGATGCCGGGCGTGAAGGTAAAGTAG